Genomic DNA from bacterium:
GCCGCTGCCATTCACGGCGCCGCGCACGAGCAACCCATGGTCTTCCAAGTCATAACCAGCAAGCCGATCCGCGAGATGCGCGCTGGCAGGGTCGTTCTCCGGTTCTCGATGAACCGGAAGGTGGAGCAGATGCCGCTGATGGACGTGCAGACCGAAACGGGATCCATGTGCGTCGCCACGCCGGAGACCACAGCTTTCGACCTCGTCCGCTATCCAGCGGGAGCCGGTCACCTGAGCAACGCGGCCACCGTGCTCGCCGAATTGGCCGAGCGCCTCGACGTGGAGGCCCTGGTTGCGTTGGCGCAGCTCGTTCGTATGCCCGATGTCCAGAGGCTCGGCTACCTACTCGAAGCGGTGGGAGAGCACCGGCTCGCCAGACCCCTCGCCGACTGGCTTCGAAGTCGTAGTCCTCGTGTCGTTCCCCTGCGTACCGGGAGCCCAGCGGATACAGCGTCCGATCGGCGCTGGCGCGTGATTCCGAACGAAGAGCTGGACGTGGACCTTTGATTCCCCGTGCCCACATCACTGCCTGGCGAGCCCGTGCGCCCTGGCCTTCCGACGCCCAGGTGGAACAGGACTTATTGCTCTCCCGCGCCCTGGTCGAGATGTTCAATAGACCTGAACTCGCCGAGGGATTCGTCTTCCGGGGCGGGACGGCACTCCACAAGCTCTTCATTTCTCCAGCCGGGCGGTACTCGGAGGACATAGACCTCGTACAAGCCGAGGCTGGACCCATCGGGCCGCTTCTCGGCGGACTTCGCGAGGCACTGGATCCATGGCTTGGCGCGCCCCGCTGGAAGCAGGGCCATGGGCGCGTGACCGTGATCTACCGCTTCGACACCAGCTTCGAGCCGGTGATCCGCATGCGCCTCAAGGTCGAGATCAACACCCGCGAGCATTTCAACGTACAAGGTATTACGCGACGGCCTTTCACCGTGGACAACCCGTGGTTCAAAGGCACGACGGAACTCCCCGTGTACCATATCGAGGAGCTACTCGGCACGAAGCTCCGCGCACTCTATCAGCGCAAGAAGGGGCGCGACCTCTACGACCTCTGGCTCGTGCTCCGTTCCACCGACGTCGATCCCCGTCGGATCGTCGGTTGCTTCAGACATTACATGGACCGCGATAACGTCACCGCCTCGCGGGCGGAGTTCGAAGCCAACTTGGCCGGCAAGTTGAGCGATGACGTCTTTCTCGAGGATCTCCAGCTCCTCTTGCCCGCTGGCATCGGATACGATCCTCAGGACGCCGCCGCTCTCGTGCAGGAAGAACTGATCGCCAGGATTCCCGGAAGACCTTGGAAGGGACTCGAGACCTGATCTGTGTCCTTGAGCAGCCTGGTGGAATACAACTGACTTCTTGGGAAGGTTTCAAAGGCATAGCCCCTTGGACGACGACCAATGGCCGACCGTAACGAAAAAGCGATACGGGAATCCCTGGCCCGCGAGGAAGCGCGGCTGGTCGAAATTGAGAGCGAGCATACCCGAGTAGCACAGCGCATCGCCGAACTCAAGGTCCGGCTATCCTCAGCCGTCCACCAAATCGGAAGCTCAGAGAAGCCTTTACGAAAAGCCGCGTTGACGAGTCGCGTAGTCCCATCTACCTCGAAAGAGAAGGTCGCGTTGTTCCTCGACCTGTTCCGTGGTCGGACCGATGTTTACCCGAAGCGCTGGGTCAACACCAAGAAGGGCACGAAAGGCTACTCTCCGGCTTGCGCCAACGAGTGGGTGCGCGGTGTCTGCGAGAAGCCCCGTGTGAAGTGTGGCGAGTGCTCGAACCAGGCCTTCATCCCGGTCACCGAGAAGACCATCCACGAACACTTCCTGGGACGTCCCGTGATCGGCGTATACCCGATGCTGGAGGACGAGACCTGCTCGTTTCTTGCCGTGGACTTTGACAAGGGCTGTTGGCGCGATGATGTCGCAGCCTTCACCGCCACGTGTAGATCCAAGGACGTTCCGTTCGCGGTGGAACGGTCCCGGTCTGGCGACGGAGCCCACGTTTGGTTCTTCTTCAGTTCCCCCATCCCCGCCGGCGTGGCTCGCAAGATGGGCTGTTACCTCATCACGGAGACCATGGCGCAGCGACACGAGCTGTCCATGGCCTCGTACGATCGGCTCTTCCCCAACCAGGACACGATGCCCCGAGGTGGATTCGGCAACCTGATTGCGCTGCCCTTTCAGGACGGACCTCGGCAGCAGGGCAACTCGGTGTTCGTGGACGAGACGTGGATGCCATATCCGAACCAATGGGCCTTTCTCGCCTCTATCCGCCGCATGCCCCCTAGCCAGATCGAAGCGCTTGTTATTGACGCCCAGGCCGAAGGGCAGGTCCTGGGTGAGCGCGTAAGTGAGTTCTCGGACGACGAAGGTGACGATACTCCATGGAAGCGTCGGCCGTCACGGCGTACGGCCAAGCTGATCATCACGGAGCCTGTCCCAACTCGCGTCCGCTGCGTCCTGTCCCAACTCGCGTTCGTGGAGACGATCGGGCTACCGTCACCGCTGATCAACCGAATC
This window encodes:
- a CDS encoding nucleotidyl transferase AbiEii/AbiGii toxin family protein, producing MIPRAHITAWRARAPWPSDAQVEQDLLLSRALVEMFNRPELAEGFVFRGGTALHKLFISPAGRYSEDIDLVQAEAGPIGPLLGGLREALDPWLGAPRWKQGHGRVTVIYRFDTSFEPVIRMRLKVEINTREHFNVQGITRRPFTVDNPWFKGTTELPVYHIEELLGTKLRALYQRKKGRDLYDLWLVLRSTDVDPRRIVGCFRHYMDRDNVTASRAEFEANLAGKLSDDVFLEDLQLLLPAGIGYDPQDAAALVQEELIARIPGRPWKGLET